A genomic stretch from Carboxydocella sporoproducens DSM 16521 includes:
- a CDS encoding YggT family protein: MLINLINTLFMVYYWMLIIHILLSWFPVNRYNPAVRFLRDMTEPYLELFRRLIPPIGMVDVSPIVAIFVLDLIRRGVVSLLYRLLGGY; encoded by the coding sequence TTGCTGATCAACCTGATTAATACCCTTTTTATGGTTTATTACTGGATGTTGATCATCCATATCCTCTTGTCCTGGTTTCCGGTTAACCGTTATAATCCTGCAGTTCGTTTCTTGCGGGATATGACAGAACCCTATCTGGAGCTCTTTCGACGGTTGATTCCACCTATTGGAATGGTTGATGTTTCACCCATCGTCGCTATCTTTGTCCTCGATCTGATCCGGCGCGGAGTGGTATCTTTACTCTACCGCTTGCTGGGGGGATATTGA